In Reichenbachiella agarivorans, one genomic interval encodes:
- a CDS encoding SusC/RagA family TonB-linked outer membrane protein, protein MLLLLSSMISFAQSPVTVSGQVLDAKGEPLLGVSIQVKNSSIGAVSDMEGRFKFQAKQGDIIVARMLGMQEQTFTAQNSQPITLKMLEDDEVLDEVVVNGFQVVDRKLFTGAAQRLQMDDIKLEGVADASRMLEGRVAGVTVDNISGTFGTSPKIRIRGNSSINGNNQPLYVVDGVILEDLSNVNTDDFISGNANTLISSSIANINPSDIESYQVLKDASATAIYGARAANGVIVITTKKGKSGALQVNYTGNYSVKIRPTYSQFSLMNSAEEMSVYREMQNKGLIDITTAARAQNYGAMGKMYVLINQKQIPWGAGGGLNEEFLNQYENANTDWFDVLFNDFGLQQQHSLSFTTGTDKSSNYYSISYLNDEGQTIADNVKRLTATARNSYRVSDKFNFGLKLTGSYRDQLAPGTSNREFDPISGTYSRDFDINPLSFALNTSRSMRPYDENGDLEYFRRNYAPFNILEELKYNFIDINVLDVSTQANFEAKPTKNLTVNGVFQMRYASTRRDHTVHERSNQAEAYRADDTQFFQDSNNLLYRDPDNPGLNPVVVLPQGGFNYLDQSDLLSFFNRMSINWSKDFGPNHSVNVLAGEEIRYSDRSERQSTAMGVIYESGSVVVTDPNIVEFFNLQNIDINTFDEQHDRFVGVFLNGGYAFKGKYIANFTVRYDGSNQLGKSQSARYLPTWNVSGAWNIDQERFMSGFDWISELKLRATYGLSGNLPPNASAILNLQPEVTIRPTDVEPYLYIEDLTNEDLTWEKLNEFNVGMDLGLWNSRVTTSTDYYYRQSFDLIGQVLTSGIGGQSLKYGNFADMESHGFEFTLNTINIQSNAFSWRTNFNIGYTRDQITNLDYGPRLADALDQNGAAVLGGPRRGLFSARFAGLTVNGIPTYYGENDQIVTEIDLQEREGLASILKYEGPSEPRGGGGFSNTFTYKGLSLSVLMTFKYDYKIRLNDSFRSSYNDFTSLPEELKDRWVTPGDEEQTDVPVILTYGLTQSGADVQAYTLYNQSNVRVANGDYIRLKSVRLAYQIPPRWLEKVKMRNASVSVDGQNLALLYSDKKLNGQDPEFFSSGGVALPQPKMLTFSLNIGL, encoded by the coding sequence ATGCTGCTCCTATTAAGCAGCATGATTTCGTTTGCCCAAAGTCCGGTGACTGTGAGTGGTCAGGTGTTGGATGCCAAGGGTGAACCTCTCTTGGGTGTCTCTATCCAAGTCAAAAACTCATCCATCGGAGCGGTCTCGGATATGGAGGGACGGTTCAAGTTCCAAGCCAAGCAAGGAGACATCATCGTGGCACGCATGCTGGGTATGCAGGAGCAGACCTTTACAGCACAAAACAGCCAACCAATCACGCTCAAAATGCTAGAGGATGACGAGGTACTGGATGAAGTAGTCGTCAATGGATTTCAGGTGGTGGACAGGAAACTGTTTACAGGAGCAGCGCAGCGCCTGCAAATGGATGATATCAAGCTAGAAGGCGTCGCAGATGCCAGTCGGATGCTGGAGGGACGAGTAGCTGGTGTGACTGTGGACAACATCTCAGGTACCTTTGGTACCTCACCAAAAATTAGAATCCGAGGCAACTCGTCTATCAATGGCAACAACCAGCCCCTCTACGTGGTGGATGGGGTGATTCTAGAAGACCTCTCCAATGTCAATACGGACGATTTCATCTCCGGCAATGCCAACACCCTGATCAGTTCGTCGATCGCCAACATCAACCCCAGTGACATAGAATCTTATCAGGTATTGAAGGACGCCTCTGCCACAGCTATCTATGGTGCCAGGGCTGCCAATGGTGTGATTGTAATCACGACCAAGAAAGGGAAGTCAGGCGCATTGCAAGTGAACTATACAGGCAACTACTCCGTCAAGATTAGACCCACTTATAGTCAATTCAGTCTGATGAATTCTGCAGAAGAAATGTCAGTGTATAGAGAAATGCAGAACAAGGGGCTCATCGATATTACCACAGCAGCCAGAGCCCAGAACTATGGCGCCATGGGCAAAATGTACGTACTGATCAACCAAAAGCAAATTCCTTGGGGAGCCGGTGGAGGACTCAATGAAGAGTTTTTGAATCAATACGAAAATGCCAACACGGATTGGTTTGATGTATTGTTCAATGATTTTGGGTTGCAGCAGCAGCATTCGCTGAGCTTTACGACTGGTACAGACAAGTCGTCCAACTATTACTCAATCAGTTACCTCAATGACGAAGGACAGACCATCGCCGACAATGTCAAGCGTCTGACCGCAACAGCGCGCAACAGCTACCGCGTCTCCGACAAGTTCAATTTTGGATTGAAATTGACAGGGAGTTATCGGGATCAGTTGGCACCTGGCACGAGCAACCGTGAGTTTGATCCCATTTCTGGTACCTATAGCAGGGACTTTGACATCAATCCATTGAGCTTCGCGCTCAATACCAGCAGGTCTATGAGACCCTATGATGAAAATGGCGATTTGGAGTATTTTAGACGAAACTATGCGCCCTTCAATATCCTCGAAGAGTTGAAATACAATTTCATAGACATCAATGTATTGGATGTGTCGACTCAGGCAAATTTTGAGGCAAAACCCACGAAGAACCTGACTGTGAATGGAGTATTTCAAATGCGCTATGCAAGTACCAGACGAGATCATACCGTACATGAGCGATCCAACCAAGCGGAAGCTTATCGGGCTGATGATACACAGTTTTTCCAAGACTCAAACAATCTTTTGTACCGTGATCCAGACAATCCTGGATTAAATCCTGTGGTCGTTTTGCCACAAGGCGGGTTCAACTATCTAGATCAATCAGATTTGCTGTCATTCTTCAACAGGATGAGTATCAACTGGTCCAAGGATTTTGGCCCCAATCACTCGGTCAATGTATTGGCTGGAGAGGAAATCAGGTATTCTGATAGGAGCGAGCGTCAATCTACTGCGATGGGGGTGATTTATGAGAGTGGCAGTGTTGTCGTGACAGATCCTAACATCGTTGAGTTCTTTAATCTCCAAAATATTGATATCAACACCTTTGATGAACAGCACGATAGGTTTGTTGGGGTGTTTCTGAATGGCGGCTATGCCTTCAAAGGAAAGTACATTGCCAATTTTACAGTCAGATATGATGGCTCCAACCAGTTGGGCAAGAGCCAGTCTGCAAGGTACCTACCAACCTGGAATGTAAGTGGTGCTTGGAACATAGATCAGGAACGTTTCATGTCAGGTTTTGATTGGATTTCTGAGTTGAAGCTTAGAGCTACTTACGGTCTATCAGGAAACCTTCCACCCAATGCCAGTGCGATTTTGAACCTACAGCCAGAAGTCACGATTCGTCCTACTGATGTAGAACCCTACTTGTACATCGAGGATTTGACCAATGAAGACCTGACTTGGGAAAAATTGAATGAATTCAATGTAGGGATGGATTTGGGACTTTGGAATAGTCGAGTGACCACTTCTACAGATTATTATTACAGACAGTCTTTCGACTTGATCGGTCAGGTATTGACCAGTGGTATCGGAGGACAGTCCCTCAAGTATGGCAATTTTGCAGATATGGAGTCTCATGGATTTGAATTCACCCTCAATACGATCAATATACAAAGCAATGCTTTCTCCTGGCGTACCAATTTTAACATAGGCTATACCCGTGACCAGATTACCAATTTGGATTATGGGCCACGTTTGGCTGATGCTTTGGATCAAAATGGGGCGGCAGTTTTGGGAGGTCCAAGGAGAGGTTTGTTTTCAGCGCGATTCGCAGGACTCACCGTCAATGGGATACCAACTTACTACGGTGAAAACGACCAGATTGTAACCGAAATAGATTTGCAAGAGCGAGAGGGGTTAGCTTCGATTCTTAAGTATGAAGGACCAAGCGAACCCAGAGGTGGAGGAGGATTCTCTAATACATTTACCTACAAAGGTTTGTCTTTGAGTGTGTTGATGACATTCAAATACGATTACAAAATCCGTCTCAATGACAGTTTTAGATCCAGTTACAATGATTTCACTTCACTACCAGAAGAACTCAAAGATCGTTGGGTGACACCAGGAGATGAGGAGCAAACAGATGTGCCTGTTATCCTCACTTATGGTTTGACGCAGAGTGGTGCAGATGTGCAAGCTTACACGCTGTACAACCAGAGCAATGTCAGAGTAGCCAATGGTGACTACATACGCTTGAAGAGCGTCAGATTGGCCTATCAGATTCCTCCGAGATGGTTGGAAAAGGTCAAAATGAGAAATGCCAGCGTGAGTGTAGATGGTCAGAATTTGGCGTTGTTGTATTCGGACAAGAAATTGAATGGGCAGGATCCAGAGTTTTTTAGTAGTGGGGGCGTGGCATTACCACAGCCTAAGATGCTTACATTTTCATTGAACATAGGGCTATGA
- a CDS encoding imelysin family protein, which translates to MNLIKSTKFFTLIILAFAVASCDSDNDNGGSALDDAKAGAIAQYATIVHANYSDAHTDAVALQTAIDALVASPSETTLEAAKDAWLSSRETYGQTEAFRFYGGPIDDEDGPEGQLNAWPLDESYIDYVIVGDEPVDGTNIINSPNDFPEITAEILAGLNEQGSETNISTGYHAIEFLLWGQDLSEGAGGGERPYTDYVTDGSGTNANQERRANYLVEVTKLLVNDLSSLVSAWEEGASYRVSFESSVDESIENIVSALGKLSKGELAGERMFVAYDLQSKEDEHSCFSDNTHRDIVTNALGIQNVFLGSYGNLTGPSIYDVIAMEDEELANELKVQIASSVELCEAIQDPFDQEFLNEAGRTRIFAAITSLRAQGDQLAEAASALGFEFDPTDI; encoded by the coding sequence ATGAATCTCATAAAATCAACAAAGTTTTTTACCCTTATTATCCTCGCCTTCGCCGTAGCATCATGCGATAGTGACAATGATAATGGTGGGTCGGCACTCGATGATGCCAAGGCTGGAGCCATCGCTCAATATGCCACCATCGTACATGCCAATTACTCTGACGCCCATACTGATGCAGTAGCTTTACAAACTGCGATAGATGCTTTGGTAGCCTCTCCATCAGAGACTACCCTAGAAGCCGCTAAAGATGCTTGGCTGTCATCAAGAGAAACTTATGGACAAACAGAAGCCTTTAGGTTTTATGGCGGACCGATCGATGACGAAGATGGTCCAGAAGGACAGTTGAACGCTTGGCCTTTGGATGAGTCATACATTGACTATGTAATCGTAGGAGATGAGCCTGTCGATGGTACTAACATCATCAATAGCCCAAATGACTTCCCAGAAATTACGGCAGAAATATTAGCTGGTCTAAATGAGCAAGGAAGTGAAACCAACATCAGCACAGGATACCACGCAATTGAATTTTTGCTGTGGGGTCAAGATCTTAGTGAGGGTGCTGGTGGAGGTGAAAGACCCTATACCGACTATGTAACAGATGGATCAGGCACTAATGCCAACCAAGAAAGGAGAGCTAATTACCTAGTAGAGGTAACTAAACTTTTGGTGAACGACCTATCTTCATTGGTGAGCGCTTGGGAAGAAGGCGCCAGCTATAGAGTAAGCTTTGAGTCATCGGTTGACGAGTCCATTGAAAATATTGTTAGTGCACTAGGCAAACTGAGCAAAGGTGAGCTAGCTGGCGAAAGAATGTTCGTAGCATATGACTTACAGAGCAAAGAAGACGAGCACTCGTGCTTTAGTGACAATACGCACAGAGACATTGTGACCAATGCACTGGGGATTCAAAATGTATTCCTTGGCTCGTATGGCAACCTGACTGGCCCTTCCATATACGATGTAATTGCTATGGAAGATGAAGAACTAGCCAACGAACTAAAAGTACAGATCGCATCTAGCGTGGAATTGTGCGAAGCGATACAAGATCCATTTGATCAGGAATTTTTGAATGAAGCAGGTAGAACTAGAATCTTCGCCGCTATCACTAGCCTGAGAGCGCAGGGTGATCAATTGGCAGAAGCTGCTTCAGCACTTGGTTTTGAATTTGACCCAACAGATATCTAA
- a CDS encoding TonB-dependent receptor, producing MSRGIFIIGLLLWASISFAQEVSGKITDIDGAPLEGFVLIEGTSYKAPSGRDGKYSLTGFNAGTYKLVAFVSGYQITFIELTFQSDQKLTYDFVLEDLNTQLEEVTIDEAHSGDTDMGWLQSVSGSAIYESKKTELIEIDKLIGNKAANVGRQVYSRVPGLNIWENDGAGINLGIGGRGLNPNRTSNFNVRQNGYDISADALGYPESYYTPPIQALQRIELVRGAAGLQYGTQFGGMLNFQFKEGPKDKKIGVSSTQSLGSFGLFNSFNSVGGTVGKVNYYGFYQYKTSEGWRPNSDQSQHNLFGSVTYNISPLLNVKIEHTHMSYLAHQPGGMTDDEFNSDPSISKRERNWFQVGWDLSAMEWNYRVNNSIKFNNRTFLLSANRYAVGNLENINEDDDPSSERNLLKDEYFNWGNELRAIIHYPLLGKKSVMIIGNRLYFGKTDRRQGEGSTSSGADFDFIEQQNNYSEYLFPSTNVSVFVENVFNLTDKWSVTPGARFEYIKTQADGFYYYPVTDFAGNILRVDREDESRDKSRHFMIFGLGTSYKASDILEIYANISQNYKAINFNDIRVINPSLTVDENISDEFGYNADIGIRGGNKAIKYDISVFYLRYNDRIGPMLSNRTGARFRTNVGDANIYGFESYIEGDLLKWHKPGSEQQSLTAFVNLALIKSEYVRSERSGIVGNEVELVPLTNLKTGLTYRYKSLGISYLYTYLSEQYSDASNAVETITAVEGLIPAYHVMDLSLDYTYRFMRLETGINNLTDESYFTRRAAGYPGPGIIPANPRNFYVSIGFNF from the coding sequence ATGAGTAGAGGAATATTCATCATAGGATTGTTACTGTGGGCAAGCATCAGTTTTGCTCAAGAGGTTTCAGGAAAAATCACGGACATTGACGGAGCACCGTTAGAAGGGTTTGTACTCATAGAAGGCACCTCATATAAAGCTCCTTCTGGTCGGGACGGAAAGTACTCTCTCACTGGGTTTAATGCGGGGACCTACAAGCTGGTGGCCTTTGTATCTGGGTATCAGATCACCTTTATCGAGCTGACTTTTCAGTCAGATCAAAAGCTGACCTATGATTTTGTATTAGAAGACCTTAATACCCAACTAGAGGAAGTAACCATAGATGAAGCTCATTCGGGAGATACAGACATGGGGTGGCTCCAGTCTGTTTCGGGGAGTGCCATCTATGAATCCAAAAAAACTGAATTAATCGAAATAGATAAACTCATTGGCAACAAAGCAGCCAACGTAGGCCGTCAGGTATATTCACGTGTACCTGGACTGAATATCTGGGAAAATGATGGTGCAGGGATTAACCTAGGCATTGGTGGACGAGGATTGAACCCTAATAGAACGTCCAACTTCAACGTCCGCCAGAATGGATACGACATTTCAGCGGATGCATTAGGCTATCCTGAGAGTTACTATACTCCTCCGATTCAAGCCTTACAGCGCATCGAATTGGTACGAGGAGCAGCTGGTTTACAGTACGGAACCCAATTTGGCGGCATGCTCAACTTCCAGTTCAAAGAAGGTCCAAAGGATAAAAAGATAGGTGTGAGCTCTACACAAAGCCTAGGTTCTTTCGGACTTTTCAATTCTTTTAACAGCGTGGGAGGCACGGTTGGCAAGGTGAACTATTACGGGTTTTACCAGTACAAGACCAGTGAAGGTTGGCGACCCAATTCGGACCAGAGTCAGCACAATCTCTTCGGGTCGGTTACTTATAATATTTCCCCTTTGTTAAATGTGAAAATTGAGCACACTCACATGTCCTATTTGGCACATCAGCCAGGTGGAATGACCGATGATGAGTTTAACAGTGACCCTTCCATATCCAAGCGGGAGAGAAATTGGTTTCAGGTGGGCTGGGACTTGTCTGCCATGGAGTGGAATTACCGGGTAAACAACAGTATTAAATTTAACAACAGAACCTTCCTTCTTAGCGCCAATAGATATGCAGTGGGCAATCTAGAAAACATCAATGAAGACGATGATCCCAGCAGTGAGAGAAACCTGCTCAAGGATGAATATTTCAATTGGGGCAATGAATTGAGGGCTATCATTCACTACCCACTGCTCGGCAAGAAATCAGTCATGATCATAGGGAACAGACTTTATTTTGGTAAGACTGATCGCAGACAAGGAGAAGGTAGCACATCATCGGGAGCAGATTTCGATTTTATCGAGCAGCAAAACAACTACTCAGAGTATCTGTTTCCAAGCACCAATGTATCGGTCTTTGTGGAGAATGTCTTTAACCTAACAGACAAGTGGAGTGTAACGCCAGGAGCGAGATTTGAATACATCAAAACGCAAGCGGATGGATTCTACTATTACCCTGTGACCGATTTTGCTGGGAATATATTGCGCGTAGATCGCGAGGATGAATCTAGAGATAAGTCCCGACACTTCATGATTTTCGGATTGGGCACGAGCTACAAGGCTAGTGATATACTGGAGATTTATGCCAACATTTCTCAAAACTACAAAGCCATTAATTTTAACGATATCCGCGTAATCAATCCTTCACTGACCGTAGATGAAAACATTAGCGATGAGTTTGGCTACAACGCAGACATAGGTATCAGAGGAGGGAATAAAGCAATCAAGTATGACATATCTGTTTTCTATTTGAGATACAATGACCGCATAGGTCCCATGTTATCAAATAGAACCGGCGCTAGATTTAGAACCAATGTAGGTGATGCCAACATATATGGGTTTGAATCCTACATAGAAGGAGACCTATTGAAATGGCACAAACCAGGCAGTGAGCAGCAGTCTTTGACTGCTTTTGTTAATTTGGCATTGATCAAGTCCGAATACGTCCGAAGTGAGCGCAGTGGAATCGTAGGCAATGAGGTAGAGTTGGTACCGCTCACCAATCTCAAAACAGGACTTACATACAGATACAAGTCCTTAGGCATATCCTATCTCTATACATACCTTTCAGAGCAGTATTCTGATGCATCCAATGCGGTCGAAACCATTACCGCTGTGGAAGGATTGATACCCGCTTATCATGTAATGGATTTGTCCTTAGATTATACTTATCGCTTCATGAGACTTGAAACGGGCATCAATAATTTGACGGATGAGTCCTATTTCACTCGCAGAGCAGCAGGATATCCAGGGCCAGGCATCATTCCAGCCAACCCTCGAAATTTCTATGTAAGCATTGGTTTTAATTTTTGA
- a CDS encoding di-heme oxidoreductase family protein produces MTRFILLGGLLGILFASCGPEAEVPYQAFLEEGEEFGGGATTILDESVNAFGQAAPNLTGDKDLLFVTGNAFFKRNWVTAPASTEDLDGLGPYFNARSCSACHALDGRAAPPLTPDEEPLGLLFRLSKPSGGEDFPDDNYGYQIQPHGILAVEGEGFVSVSYREQPGIYPDGTTYSLRNPIYDFSKLNYGSLEPETQVSPRIGPQMIGLGLLEAIAEETLLGFADPEDANGDGISGRANYVMNVETGMMQIGRFGWKANQPTVRQQVAGAFNGDIGITSSLFPDQPCAPNQDCSEIAHGGDPELTEDILDRVSLYSEVLAVPRRRDWEEPEVLKGKGLFESVGCVSCHIPKIVTGNYDVHPEFSNETIRPYTDLLLHDMGSGLADNRPDGLADGQEWKTPPLWGLGLIHVVSGHTYLLHDGRARNIEEAILWHGGEAKTSQQNFKDLDKSGRSALIKFIESL; encoded by the coding sequence ATGACTAGATTTATACTACTTGGTGGTTTATTGGGGATACTTTTCGCTTCGTGCGGACCAGAGGCAGAAGTACCCTATCAAGCATTTTTGGAAGAGGGAGAAGAGTTTGGTGGAGGAGCTACCACGATATTAGACGAATCTGTCAATGCCTTTGGGCAGGCTGCACCTAACCTGACTGGAGACAAGGATTTGCTGTTTGTCACAGGTAATGCATTCTTCAAAAGAAATTGGGTAACCGCTCCAGCATCCACAGAAGATCTGGATGGGTTAGGCCCCTATTTTAATGCCCGCTCTTGCTCTGCCTGCCACGCTCTAGACGGTCGCGCTGCTCCTCCTCTGACACCAGACGAAGAGCCTTTAGGACTATTGTTTAGACTGAGCAAACCTTCTGGGGGCGAGGACTTCCCAGATGATAATTATGGATATCAAATCCAGCCTCACGGAATCCTAGCTGTAGAAGGAGAAGGATTTGTATCTGTCTCATACCGAGAGCAACCAGGCATCTATCCTGACGGCACCACCTACTCGCTAAGAAATCCGATCTATGACTTCTCCAAACTGAACTATGGTTCGTTAGAACCTGAGACGCAAGTTTCACCACGGATAGGACCACAAATGATAGGCCTTGGCTTGCTAGAAGCGATTGCAGAAGAAACCCTTTTGGGTTTTGCTGATCCAGAAGATGCAAATGGTGACGGAATCTCAGGAAGAGCCAATTATGTCATGAATGTAGAGACTGGCATGATGCAGATTGGTCGCTTTGGATGGAAGGCCAACCAACCAACCGTGAGACAACAGGTAGCGGGCGCGTTCAATGGTGATATCGGAATCACATCCTCCCTTTTCCCCGATCAACCCTGTGCCCCCAACCAAGACTGCTCTGAGATTGCCCATGGCGGAGATCCAGAACTTACAGAAGATATATTGGACCGTGTATCACTCTACAGTGAAGTGTTGGCTGTGCCAAGACGAAGAGACTGGGAAGAGCCTGAAGTACTCAAAGGCAAAGGGCTGTTCGAATCAGTGGGTTGTGTCAGTTGCCATATCCCCAAAATAGTCACGGGGAACTATGATGTCCACCCCGAATTTTCTAACGAAACCATCCGTCCTTATACTGATTTGCTCTTGCATGATATGGGAAGCGGACTAGCCGATAACCGACCTGATGGTTTGGCAGATGGTCAGGAATGGAAGACCCCACCACTGTGGGGACTAGGGTTGATTCATGTGGTCAGTGGGCACACCTATTTGCTGCACGATGGCCGAGCCAGAAATATAGAAGAAGCCATCCTTTGGCATGGAGGAGAGGCGAAGACCAGCCAGCAAAACTTTAAAGATTTGGACAAGTCAGGTAGAAGCGCATTAATAAAATTTATAGAATCATTATGA
- a CDS encoding imelysin family protein: MRSLSVIASVVTLFVLLGCSAEKDGVEDNFDRGLILNNLADNIILPAWNDFASSTSDCQAKFATFQSDLDNQSLAELRTAWLTARLSWKNCEPFKFGPLESSGAENSVDLWPINVDGIETTSADASSTNVNIIPSDRKGFAAIEYLLFDLSDEETLLAFQDTNRLTFLGLLIDNLNAIAVQMKNTWSDSYAAAFKADLGNGAGASTTLLANELIYHVEVIKNYRLATPLGIRSGSETPLPETLESYYAHESKALIAQSLVITKRVFTGGDGSGFDDYLNELKIEDSDGQALSAVIVNLIDKCQADLTAISGTMQEAITSDKAAVELLYNDLQELTLLIKTDMMSQLGLLVVFSDNDGD; the protein is encoded by the coding sequence ATGAGAAGTTTAAGTGTCATAGCCAGCGTTGTAACGCTCTTTGTTTTACTAGGGTGTAGTGCAGAAAAAGATGGTGTAGAGGATAATTTTGACAGAGGCCTGATCCTAAACAACCTCGCCGATAATATCATTTTGCCTGCCTGGAATGATTTTGCTTCCAGTACATCGGATTGTCAAGCCAAGTTTGCAACATTCCAAAGCGATCTGGACAATCAAAGTCTGGCTGAGTTGAGAACAGCCTGGTTAACCGCTCGATTAAGCTGGAAGAATTGTGAACCATTTAAATTTGGTCCATTAGAATCATCAGGAGCAGAAAACTCGGTGGACCTGTGGCCTATCAACGTAGATGGGATTGAAACCACCAGCGCGGACGCTAGTTCGACCAATGTTAATATCATACCCAGTGATAGAAAGGGTTTTGCTGCCATCGAATACCTATTGTTTGATCTGTCGGATGAAGAAACCTTGTTGGCATTTCAAGACACCAACCGTTTGACTTTTCTCGGTTTACTCATTGATAATTTGAATGCCATTGCTGTGCAAATGAAGAATACATGGTCAGATTCTTATGCTGCTGCGTTCAAAGCTGACTTAGGCAATGGAGCAGGTGCTAGTACCACGTTACTGGCCAATGAACTCATCTATCATGTAGAAGTAATTAAAAATTACCGCCTTGCCACCCCCTTAGGGATTCGTTCTGGCTCTGAAACTCCATTGCCTGAGACACTGGAGTCTTACTATGCCCATGAATCTAAAGCGCTGATCGCACAAAGTCTGGTGATCACCAAGCGAGTTTTTACAGGAGGAGATGGCAGTGGTTTTGATGACTATCTGAATGAACTGAAAATAGAAGACAGCGATGGCCAAGCCTTATCAGCTGTGATTGTTAACCTGATAGACAAATGTCAGGCTGACCTGACTGCCATATCTGGCACTATGCAAGAGGCGATAACTTCAGACAAAGCTGCAGTAGAACTACTCTACAATGATTTACAAGAACTGACCTTACTCATCAAAACAGACATGATGTCTCAGCTCGGATTGCTCGTGGTTTTTAGTGATAACGACGGTGACTGA
- a CDS encoding HTTM domain-containing protein, producing the protein MTDLKSIWQYQEREVSNAPLVLFRMTFGILMTTSVIRFMINGWVEEFYLTPPFHFSYYGFEWIQVLPKYGMHVLFALMLISAVGIALGLLYRISTTVFFLSFTYVELIDQTYYLNHYYFVSLIAFLLIWLPAGERFSVDAWWGGTIQKTCRFYEIAILRFQVAVLYCFAGIAKLNPDWLLKALPLKIWLPANSHLPIIGALLTKSWVAYFFSWFGALYDLTIPFFLSMRYTRWVAYCSVIVFHTLTALLFPIGMFPYVMILSALIFFPSSQQEKWLSSIERKLSNELPLNSISTFSKAKVLLFICFALVQLAMPWRYLAYPGSVFWHEQGYRFSWRVMLMEKMGQATFYISEGNRKMIVDNSLHLTPQQEKIMATQPDMILQYAHHLKNVYKQKGMNDPKVTVDAYVTLNGRRSRRFIEEQKDLSQLKEGWKHKDWVLSYE; encoded by the coding sequence GTGACTGATCTAAAATCCATATGGCAGTATCAAGAGCGCGAGGTATCTAATGCACCTCTGGTGCTATTCAGGATGACTTTTGGCATATTGATGACTACCAGTGTCATACGATTCATGATCAATGGCTGGGTAGAAGAATTCTACCTGACTCCACCATTTCATTTCTCCTACTATGGATTTGAGTGGATACAGGTTTTGCCTAAATATGGCATGCACGTGCTGTTTGCCCTGATGCTAATTTCTGCGGTAGGCATAGCTTTGGGGCTTCTTTATCGAATATCTACCACAGTATTTTTTCTGAGCTTCACCTATGTGGAGTTGATTGATCAGACCTACTATCTCAATCATTACTATTTCGTGAGCTTGATAGCTTTTCTATTGATCTGGCTTCCTGCTGGAGAGAGGTTTTCAGTGGATGCTTGGTGGGGAGGCACCATTCAGAAGACTTGTCGCTTTTATGAGATCGCCATATTGAGATTTCAAGTAGCTGTACTCTATTGCTTTGCAGGGATAGCCAAACTCAATCCAGACTGGTTGCTCAAGGCACTTCCATTGAAAATCTGGTTGCCTGCCAATAGTCACTTACCAATCATTGGGGCTTTACTGACCAAAAGCTGGGTTGCTTATTTCTTCTCTTGGTTTGGTGCATTGTATGATTTGACGATCCCCTTTTTTCTATCTATGCGATATACACGATGGGTGGCATATTGCTCTGTCATCGTCTTTCATACATTGACAGCCCTTCTTTTCCCTATTGGGATGTTTCCCTACGTGATGATATTGAGTGCGCTGATATTCTTTCCCTCTTCCCAACAGGAGAAATGGCTGAGTAGTATCGAAAGGAAACTATCTAACGAGCTGCCTCTCAACAGTATTTCCACATTTTCGAAGGCTAAGGTTCTATTATTTATTTGTTTTGCGCTGGTTCAGCTGGCCATGCCTTGGCGCTACCTGGCCTATCCAGGGTCTGTATTCTGGCATGAGCAAGGCTATCGCTTTTCTTGGAGAGTCATGCTCATGGAAAAGATGGGGCAGGCTACTTTTTATATCTCCGAAGGAAATCGAAAAATGATAGTTGATAATTCATTACATCTTACCCCGCAGCAGGAGAAAATAATGGCCACCCAACCTGACATGATTTTGCAATATGCACATCACTTGAAAAATGTCTATAAACAGAAGGGAATGAACGATCCAAAGGTAACTGTAGATGCCTATGTGACCCTCAATGGTAGAAGAAGTAGAAGGTTTATAGAAGAACAAAAAGATTTGAGCCAGTTGAAAGAGGGCTGGAAACATAAAGATTGGGTGCTAAGTTATGAGTAG